In Capsicum annuum cultivar UCD-10X-F1 chromosome 11, UCD10Xv1.1, whole genome shotgun sequence, one genomic interval encodes:
- the LOC107848434 gene encoding probable galacturonosyltransferase-like 9, which translates to MGHFGFDFSRIQQITAVCFLTILGFSSIGCLGIRNFPEQEKGFIEAPEYRNGVGCPAPAGGHVSSSCDPSLVHIAMTLDSEYLRGSMAAVHSVLRHSSCPEHIFFHFIAGEFDPWSPRVLTHLVRSIFPSLNFKVYIFREDIVINLISSSIRHALENPLNYARNYLGDMLDPCVTLVIYLDSDIVLVDDIGKLWSVPLTMSRVIGAPEYCHANFTKYFTNSFWSDPELPRVFKSRNKSPCYFNTGVMVMDLKKWREGNYRKKIESWMELQRQKRIYELGSLPPFLLVFGGLIEPINHRWNQHGLGGDNVMGSCRSLHPGPVSLLHWSGKGKPWVRLDEKRPCPLDHLWEPYDLYKHNYQRSKMRGQHNHNLGFSSSTNLFGYSNYFI; encoded by the coding sequence ATGGGccattttgggtttgatttttCTCGAATCCAACAAATTACAGCAGTTTGTTTTCTCACGATTCTTGGATTTTCATCAATCGGATGTCTCGGAATACGTAATTTTCCCGAACAAGAGAAAGGGTTTATTGAAGCGCCGGAGTACAGAAACGGCGTCGGATGTCCGGCGCCGGCGGGAGGACACGTGTCATCATCttgtgatccttcattggttcaCATAGCGATGACACTTGATTCCGAATATCTCCGAGGATCAATGGCGGCCGTTCATTCAGTTCTCCGACACTCATCTTGTCCTGAACACATATTCTTCCATTTTATTGCAGGTGAATTTGACCCGTGGAGTCCACGGGTTTTAACTCACCTGGTTAGATCCATATTCCCATCACTCAATTTCAAGGTATACATTTTTCGAGAAGACATTGTAATAAATCTCATCTCATCCTCGATCCGCCATGCATTGGAAAACCCGTTAAATTACGCCCGGAATTACCTGGGTGATATGCTTGACCCGTGCGTAACACTGGTCATTTATCTAGATTCCGATATTGTACTTGTAGACGATATCGGAAAACTATGGAGTGTACCTCTTACCATGTCACGGGTAATAGGTGCACCTGAATATTGTCATGCAAATTTCACGAAATACTTTACTAATTCTTTCTGGTCCGACCCGGAGTTGCCCCGGGTATTCAAGTCGAGGAATAAAAGCCCGTGTTATTTTAACACGGGGGTAATGGTGATGGACTTGAAGAAATGGAGAGAAGGGAATTATAGAAAGAAAATAGAAAGTTGGATGGAGTTGCAAAGGCAAAAAAGGATTTATGAGTTGGGCTCATTGCCACCATTTTTGCTTGTATTTGGTGGGCTTATTGAGCCTATTAATCATAGATGGAATCAACATGGGCTTGGTGGTGATAATGTAATGGGTTCATGTAGGTCATTACATCCAGGTCCAGTAAGTTTGTTACATTGGTCTGGTAAAGGAAAACCATGGGTCAGACTTGATGAAAAAAGGCCATGTCCATTGGATCATCTATGGGAGCCATATGATTTGTATAAGCACAATTATCAAAGGAGCAAAATGAGAGGTCAACATAATCATaatttgggtttttctagtagtACCAATTTATTTGGTTACTCTAATTATTTCATTTGA